One region of Spartobacteria bacterium genomic DNA includes:
- a CDS encoding nucleoside triphosphate pyrophosphohydrolase: MTTPQLSRLLDLMAELRGENGCPWDKKQTMESLKSCLLEETYEVIDAIDSGDVINHREELGDLLLQVVFQSQIASETGQFTFDDVAKDIADKLVRRHPHVFGDEQADTPEEVIVHWNAVKNKEKQATRKSVLDGIPRSMPALLRAQKVQSKVARVGFDWDDIGSVLDKVNEEVDELVDAMVEKNEAHVREELGDLLFSIVNLARFIGHDTEEVLHEAVHKFTRRFQAVEQRFSDKNKEMSTCSLKELDAVWNAVKAEERSHG, from the coding sequence ATGACGACACCTCAACTTTCGCGACTGTTGGATCTTATGGCTGAATTGCGCGGCGAAAACGGCTGCCCCTGGGATAAAAAACAGACCATGGAGTCTCTGAAGTCCTGCTTACTGGAAGAAACCTATGAAGTCATCGATGCCATCGATTCCGGCGACGTGATCAATCATCGCGAGGAACTGGGGGATCTGTTGCTTCAGGTGGTGTTCCAGTCACAGATTGCCTCCGAAACCGGTCAGTTTACTTTCGACGATGTGGCCAAAGACATTGCTGACAAACTGGTGCGCCGTCACCCCCATGTGTTTGGCGATGAACAGGCCGATACTCCTGAAGAGGTGATTGTGCACTGGAATGCGGTGAAAAACAAAGAAAAGCAGGCCACGCGCAAGTCCGTTCTCGATGGTATTCCGCGTTCCATGCCGGCTCTATTGCGTGCGCAGAAGGTGCAGTCAAAGGTGGCCCGCGTGGGTTTCGACTGGGATGATATCGGCAGTGTGCTGGACAAGGTAAACGAGGAAGTCGATGAACTGGTCGACGCCATGGTGGAGAAAAACGAAGCGCATGTACGCGAGGAGTTGGGCGATTTGTTGTTTTCCATTGTGAATCTGGCCCGTTTTATTGGTCATGATACGGAAGAGGTGCTACACGAGGCCGTGCATAAATTTACCCGCCGTTTTCAGGCGGTGGAACAGCGGTTTTCCGATAAGAATAAAGAGATGAGCACTTGTTCGCTCAAAGAACTGGATGCCGTCTGGAATGCGGTGAAAGCAGAAGAAAGGTCGCATGGCTAA
- a CDS encoding sodium ion-translocating decarboxylase subunit beta yields the protein MIIIGLLLIYLAIAKGFEPLLLLPIGFGAILTNIPAAGIAAGPLPGQPAGFLYYFYTVGVQSGVFPLLIFMGVGAMTDFGPLLANPKMSLLGGAAQFGIFFALLGALLLSNLIPSINFSLQDAASIGIIGGADGPTAIFLSSRLSPNLLGAIAVAAYSYMALVPIIQPPIMNWLTTPEERKIEMKQLRHVRKIEKILFPLIVLILCILLLPSATPLIGMLMLGNLMKESAVVDRLSDTAQNALINIVTIMLGLAVGSKLAADKFLNANTLGILVLGLAAFMIGTASGVLLAKLMNKLSKEKINPLIGAAGVSAVPMAARVVNKVGMQNNPHNFLLMHAMGPNVAGVIGSAVAAGVLLALCG from the coding sequence ATGATCATCATTGGCTTGTTGCTGATTTATTTGGCAATCGCTAAGGGTTTCGAGCCCCTGCTGTTGTTACCTATTGGTTTTGGTGCTATTCTCACGAATATCCCAGCCGCAGGTATTGCTGCCGGTCCGCTGCCAGGTCAACCCGCCGGTTTCTTGTACTACTTCTACACCGTTGGTGTTCAGTCCGGGGTTTTCCCGCTGCTCATCTTCATGGGTGTGGGCGCCATGACCGATTTTGGTCCGTTGCTGGCAAATCCCAAAATGTCGCTGCTTGGCGGTGCCGCTCAGTTTGGTATTTTCTTTGCATTGCTGGGGGCGCTGCTGCTCTCTAACTTGATTCCCTCCATCAATTTTTCCTTACAGGATGCCGCTTCGATCGGTATCATTGGAGGTGCTGATGGTCCGACGGCGATTTTCCTGTCCTCGCGGTTGTCTCCAAACTTACTTGGAGCGATTGCTGTGGCCGCCTATTCATATATGGCACTGGTGCCGATTATCCAGCCTCCTATTATGAATTGGCTGACGACGCCGGAAGAGCGTAAAATTGAGATGAAGCAGTTGCGTCATGTGCGCAAAATCGAAAAGATTCTCTTCCCGTTGATCGTGCTGATTCTTTGCATATTGCTGCTTCCCTCTGCTACGCCTCTGATTGGTATGCTCATGCTGGGCAACCTCATGAAGGAATCCGCTGTGGTCGATCGCCTGTCTGATACAGCGCAAAATGCGCTGATCAATATTGTGACGATCATGCTTGGTTTAGCTGTCGGTTCCAAGCTTGCCGCAGACAAATTCTTGAATGCGAATACATTGGGTATTCTTGTTCTTGGGTTGGCTGCCTTTATGATTGGTACGGCCAGTGGGGTGCTTCTTGCCAAACTGATGAATAAACTTAGCAAAGAAAAGATCAACCCGCTCATTGGCGCGGCTGGTGTTTCTGCTGTGCCTATGGCCGCCCGAGTGGTGAATAAGGTAGGCATGCAGAATAACCCTCATAACTTCCTGCTCATGCATGCCATGGGACCAAATGTCGCCGGTGTTATCGGTTCGGCAGTGGCCGCTGGTGTTTTGCTTGCGCTGTGTGGATAG